Proteins encoded in a region of the Deefgea piscis genome:
- a CDS encoding TetR/AcrR family transcriptional regulator, with amino-acid sequence MNTSDQIVNAALNEFYQHGFHATGVDQLSRVAGVTKRTLYRYFPSKDHLIAAALNLRDTQFFERMQAFVEAADAVDRPQAYVAFLANWGNEDNFCGCAFINAAAEFAEHSASPHVLSKAHKSRVLNYLEMICAQAGAMDPATMAMQLFLIGEGLIVAMQIMGPSALLLEAASKSVAQIFQAP; translated from the coding sequence ATGAATACATCTGATCAAATTGTTAACGCAGCACTGAACGAGTTCTACCAGCATGGTTTTCACGCAACGGGCGTTGATCAGCTCAGCCGTGTTGCTGGTGTGACCAAGCGGACCTTGTATCGTTATTTTCCGAGTAAAGACCACTTAATTGCTGCGGCATTAAACTTGCGCGATACGCAATTTTTTGAACGCATGCAGGCTTTTGTTGAGGCCGCTGACGCTGTTGATCGACCACAAGCATATGTGGCTTTTTTGGCGAATTGGGGTAATGAAGACAACTTTTGTGGTTGTGCATTTATTAATGCGGCCGCTGAGTTTGCTGAACATAGCGCTAGCCCGCATGTTTTGTCCAAAGCGCATAAATCTCGCGTCTTGAATTACCTTGAAATGATTTGTGCTCAAGCTGGCGCAATGGATCCAGCAACAATGGCAATGCAATTGTTTTTAATTGGTGAGGGATTGATTGTTGCAATGCAGATTATGGGGCCTTCTGCATTATTGCTTGAGGCGGCCTCAAAATCAGTCGCGCAAATATTCCAAGCACCGTAA
- a CDS encoding LemA family protein, which yields MKRLFISGILALSLTGCGYNALQAQDETVAAAWSEVLNQYQRRADLVPNLVNVVKGYAAHEEKVLLGVTEARAKVGSIQITPELANDPAALKRFQEAQAGMGSALSRLMAISEKYPDLKANENFRDLSAQLEGTENRITVARNRYIQDVKAFNTTARTFPTNLTAKIFGIEVKPNFSVENEKAISNAPTVDFSGEKK from the coding sequence ATGAAACGATTATTCATTAGCGGTATTTTGGCTTTGTCACTCACTGGTTGTGGCTATAACGCATTGCAAGCCCAAGATGAAACAGTGGCAGCGGCTTGGTCCGAAGTGCTCAATCAATATCAGCGCCGTGCCGACTTAGTCCCTAATTTAGTCAATGTCGTCAAAGGCTATGCCGCGCATGAAGAAAAAGTATTGCTCGGTGTCACCGAGGCGCGCGCCAAAGTCGGCAGCATCCAAATCACCCCAGAACTCGCCAATGACCCTGCCGCACTCAAGCGTTTTCAAGAAGCGCAAGCCGGTATGGGCTCGGCATTATCACGCTTGATGGCGATTTCAGAAAAATATCCCGATCTAAAAGCCAATGAAAACTTCCGCGATTTATCGGCCCAACTTGAAGGCACCGAAAATCGAATTACCGTCGCGCGTAATCGCTACATTCAAGATGTAAAAGCCTTTAATACCACTGCGCGAACCTTCCCCACTAATCTGACAGCCAAGATTTTTGGCATCGAAGTGAAGCCCAACTTTAGCGTTGAAAACGAAAAAGCGATTTCCAATGCGCCAACGGTGGACTTTAGTGGCGAGAAAAAATAA
- a CDS encoding leucyl aminopeptidase, whose translation MEFTIVSPAPEHADCVVLPVLGEKLPSFAKELDISCGHLFTTAIQDGELAAKVGSTVSLGLPVSLGYKRVLLVQLGKEPNIKAIRDASRAIAKALLASKNKTVCLALSLAQFKKQDNEILAQELVQALMLEAYRFEQFKSEPAPAATLEIVSLVAPKKTDIEPIEAGLVYGLGIGHGMNLTRDLGNLPPNVCTPSYLAATAQHLAHTYDFSCHVLEQPELEALKMGSFLSVAKGSSVPPQFIVMEYRNADKKIAPTVLVGKGITFDSGGISLKPGEGMDEMKYDMCGAATVLGVFRAVAELDLKINLVGVIPACENMPNGNAVKPGDIVTSMSGQTIEILNTDAEGRLILCDALTYVERFEPAAVIDIATLTGACIIALGHTTTGLYANNEQLAADLLSASRQSDDKAWQMPLFDEYQEQLKSNFADMANIGGRPAGSITAAAFLSRFTKKYHWAHLDIAGTAWKSGAAKGATGRPVPLLVEYLRAQQS comes from the coding sequence GTGGAATTTACCATAGTTTCCCCCGCCCCCGAGCATGCAGATTGCGTCGTATTACCCGTTCTAGGCGAAAAATTACCAAGCTTTGCCAAAGAGTTGGATATTAGCTGCGGCCATCTATTTACCACGGCGATCCAAGATGGTGAATTAGCCGCCAAAGTCGGCAGCACGGTCTCACTCGGTTTGCCAGTCAGTTTAGGCTATAAGCGCGTTTTATTAGTGCAACTGGGTAAAGAACCCAACATCAAAGCAATTCGTGACGCCAGCCGCGCGATTGCCAAAGCCTTATTGGCCAGCAAAAACAAAACCGTTTGCTTGGCGCTATCATTAGCGCAGTTTAAAAAACAAGACAACGAAATCCTCGCCCAAGAATTAGTGCAAGCATTAATGCTGGAAGCCTATCGTTTTGAGCAGTTTAAATCTGAGCCAGCACCAGCGGCCACACTCGAAATCGTGAGCTTAGTCGCACCGAAAAAAACCGACATCGAGCCCATCGAAGCCGGTTTAGTATATGGCCTAGGTATTGGCCACGGCATGAATCTAACACGGGACTTGGGCAACTTACCCCCGAATGTTTGCACGCCGAGCTACTTGGCCGCCACCGCACAACATTTAGCGCATACCTATGATTTCTCTTGCCATGTGTTAGAGCAACCCGAACTCGAAGCGCTCAAAATGGGCTCTTTCCTCTCGGTCGCCAAAGGCTCTAGCGTGCCACCACAATTTATTGTGATGGAATACCGTAATGCCGATAAAAAAATCGCGCCAACAGTGTTAGTCGGCAAAGGCATTACTTTTGATTCTGGTGGTATTTCACTCAAGCCCGGCGAAGGCATGGACGAAATGAAATACGATATGTGCGGCGCAGCCACCGTGCTCGGCGTGTTCCGTGCCGTTGCCGAACTGGACCTCAAAATCAATTTAGTGGGCGTGATTCCGGCGTGTGAAAACATGCCTAATGGCAACGCCGTCAAGCCCGGTGATATTGTTACCAGCATGAGCGGACAAACCATTGAAATCCTCAATACCGACGCCGAAGGCCGTTTGATTTTATGCGACGCGCTCACCTATGTTGAGCGCTTTGAACCAGCCGCGGTGATTGATATCGCCACACTGACTGGCGCTTGTATTATTGCCCTGGGCCACACCACGACAGGGCTGTATGCCAATAACGAGCAATTGGCCGCTGATTTACTCAGCGCCTCACGCCAATCGGATGACAAAGCCTGGCAAATGCCGTTGTTTGACGAATACCAAGAGCAATTGAAATCGAACTTTGCCGATATGGCCAATATTGGTGGCCGTCCCGCCGGCTCGATCACAGCTGCAGCGTTCTTATCGCGCTTTACCAAAAAATATCATTGGGCGCATCTGGATATTGCCGGCACCGCGTGGAAATCAGGCGCCGCCAAAGGCGCCACTGGCCGCCCAGTACCCTTATTAGTTGAATATCTACGCGCGCAACAAAGCTAA
- a CDS encoding HPP family protein, with amino-acid sequence MAFKFRLNSKAPPVPSTQFVLISMLGAFLAIGITAWLSKISGFSWLMAPFGASCVLVFGLPDSPLAQPRSVIGGHLITTLVGLTMLYAVGDFWWSEALAVGLALALMQITRTVHAPAGANPLLVMATHPGFGFLITPVLLGALSIVGVGYLINKLRQRGSYPRYWL; translated from the coding sequence ATGGCTTTTAAATTTCGCCTTAACTCAAAAGCACCGCCAGTGCCATCCACTCAATTTGTATTGATCTCCATGCTAGGGGCTTTTTTAGCCATTGGAATCACCGCGTGGTTATCAAAAATTTCTGGATTTTCTTGGCTGATGGCCCCATTTGGTGCGAGCTGTGTTTTAGTTTTTGGATTACCTGATTCGCCGTTAGCTCAGCCACGCAGCGTGATCGGCGGCCATTTGATAACCACTCTTGTCGGCTTAACCATGCTGTATGCCGTAGGCGATTTTTGGTGGTCAGAAGCGTTGGCCGTTGGTTTGGCTTTAGCCCTCATGCAAATCACCCGAACAGTACATGCCCCAGCAGGAGCAAATCCATTATTGGTGATGGCAACTCATCCGGGATTTGGTTTTCTAATTACGCCGGTATTGCTTGGTGCGTTGAGCATTGTCGGGGTTGGATATTTAATCAACAAACTCAGGCAACGCGGTAGTTACCCTCGATATTGGCTGTAA
- a CDS encoding TPM domain-containing protein: MTDLTQTLNAQQTATLDQQLASLEQRKGSQLAVLIVPSTGDDSIEQFAIKVVDQWQLGRKGVDDGVLLLVAKDDKKVRIEVGRGLEGALPDVVSSRIIREFILPAFRQGDFVGGIDAGVAKISAVIDGEALPPAAATAPAAAAPFKILGLEPLTLAGILFAGFILSQIGGRWLGRGGVAAVSGFAAISTGTPIALALLLGLGMALTLSIVTSRLFVELIGLVLSHQSGRGGSFNHRGGGYGGGGGFGGGGGFSGGGGGFGGGGASGGW; the protein is encoded by the coding sequence GTGACCGATTTAACGCAGACGCTCAATGCCCAGCAAACTGCGACTTTAGATCAGCAGTTAGCCAGTTTAGAGCAGCGCAAAGGTAGCCAATTGGCAGTGCTGATTGTGCCTAGTACCGGCGACGACAGCATTGAGCAATTTGCGATTAAAGTCGTCGATCAATGGCAATTGGGCCGCAAAGGCGTGGATGATGGCGTGCTGCTGTTGGTCGCCAAAGACGATAAAAAAGTGCGTATCGAAGTCGGTCGAGGTCTTGAAGGCGCATTACCCGATGTGGTGAGTAGCCGGATTATTCGTGAATTTATTTTGCCCGCTTTCCGGCAAGGCGATTTTGTCGGTGGTATCGATGCTGGCGTCGCCAAAATTAGCGCTGTAATTGACGGCGAAGCACTGCCGCCAGCAGCAGCGACGGCACCGGCGGCGGCCGCGCCTTTCAAAATCCTCGGTTTAGAGCCGCTTACATTGGCGGGGATTTTATTTGCTGGCTTTATTTTGAGCCAAATCGGCGGTCGCTGGTTGGGGCGTGGCGGTGTAGCGGCAGTGAGTGGCTTTGCCGCCATCAGCACCGGCACACCAATCGCGCTGGCTTTGCTACTTGGCCTAGGGATGGCGCTGACACTGAGTATTGTTACGAGTCGTTTATTTGTCGAACTCATCGGCCTAGTTTTAAGCCATCAAAGTGGACGCGGCGGCAGTTTTAATCATCGCGGTGGCGGCTATGGTGGTGGAGGCGGATTTGGCGGCGGCGGCGGTTTCAGCGGCGGTGGTGGTGGATTTGGAGGCGGTGGCGCCTCGGGAGGATGGTAA
- a CDS encoding valine--tRNA ligase has translation MELAKSFEPQNIESHWYPFWESQGYFQPSMDLAREAFCIQLPPPNVTGTLHMGHAFNQTIMDGLTRYHRMRGDNTLWLPGTDHAGIATQIVVERQLDAQGISRHELGRPAFLEKVWEWKKESGDTITSQMRRMGSSVDWSREYFTMDDKMSTAVVEAFVRLFEEGLIYRGKRLSNWDAKLGTAVSDLEVISEEENGHMWHIKYPVVGSDEFITVATTRPETLLGDVAVAIAPDDERFLHLVGKMVELPLTGRQIPVIADEYVDKAFGTGFVKITPAHDFNDYQVGKRHNTQLINVMSLQATILAKAQVFSFEGASLGSVELPAAYAGMTTAEARKAMLADLDAQGLLLDTKPHKLMVPRGDRTGTVIEPLLTDQWFMAMSKPAADGTSITEKALEAVHSGEVQFVPNDWVNTYNSWLNNIQDWCISRQLWWGHQIPAWYDEDGQVYVARTEDEAIAKAGGKSVTRDNDVLDTWFSSALVPFSSHGWPNETPDLKAFLPSSVLVTGYDIIFFWVARMIMMTKHFTGKVPFKHVYIHGLVRDAEGQKMSKSEGNVLDPVDLIDGIALEPLLEKRTTGLRRPENAPKVAAKTAKEFPEGIPAYGVDALRFTFASLASLGRSINFDQKRCDGYRNFCNKIWNATRFVMMNVVDKDCGLEDGAELEYSFADEWIISRLQETETTITTALDTFRFDLAAQAIYEFTWNEYCDWYIELAKVQTQHGTEPQQRAARRTLIRVLETILRLIHPIMPFISEEIWQTVAPLAGKKDTESLMMAAWPVADASKIKPEAVAAITELKAIAFAARNLRGEMGLSPALKVPMFVEGGPELQKYAKYLLPLVKLSEVNIVAKLPEGDAPVAVAGTTRLMLKVEIDKAAETARLNKEIGKTSDALEKLVAKLEKPGYTEKAPAHLVEKDKAQVIELHDKLHSLNVQVDKLK, from the coding sequence ATGGAACTCGCCAAGAGCTTCGAGCCACAGAATATTGAATCGCATTGGTACCCGTTTTGGGAAAGCCAAGGCTACTTCCAACCGAGCATGGACCTTGCTCGCGAGGCATTTTGTATCCAATTGCCACCGCCCAACGTCACTGGCACGCTGCATATGGGCCACGCGTTTAATCAGACCATCATGGATGGCCTCACGCGTTACCACCGCATGCGCGGGGACAATACGTTGTGGCTGCCCGGCACCGATCACGCCGGTATCGCCACGCAAATCGTTGTCGAACGCCAGCTCGATGCCCAAGGCATTAGCCGCCACGAACTCGGCCGCCCGGCTTTCCTCGAGAAAGTATGGGAATGGAAAAAAGAATCTGGCGACACCATCACTAGCCAAATGCGCCGCATGGGCTCGTCCGTTGATTGGAGCCGCGAATACTTTACGATGGACGACAAAATGTCGACCGCCGTCGTTGAAGCCTTTGTGCGCCTGTTTGAAGAAGGCTTGATTTACCGCGGTAAACGCCTATCAAACTGGGACGCTAAACTTGGCACCGCCGTTTCTGATTTGGAAGTGATTTCCGAAGAAGAAAACGGCCATATGTGGCATATCAAATATCCGGTTGTTGGTTCTGACGAATTCATCACTGTCGCCACCACTCGTCCAGAAACCCTCTTGGGTGACGTGGCAGTGGCGATTGCGCCGGACGACGAGCGCTTCTTGCATCTGGTTGGCAAAATGGTTGAGCTACCGCTCACTGGCCGCCAAATCCCCGTCATTGCCGACGAATACGTTGATAAAGCTTTCGGTACTGGTTTTGTCAAAATCACCCCAGCGCATGACTTTAACGACTACCAAGTCGGTAAACGTCACAACACGCAACTGATCAATGTGATGAGCTTGCAAGCGACGATTTTGGCCAAAGCACAAGTATTTAGCTTTGAAGGCGCCAGCCTTGGCAGCGTTGAATTGCCAGCGGCGTATGCTGGCATGACCACTGCTGAAGCGCGTAAAGCGATGCTCGCTGATTTGGATGCACAAGGTCTGTTACTCGACACTAAACCGCACAAATTGATGGTGCCGCGTGGTGATCGTACTGGCACGGTGATCGAGCCATTGCTAACCGACCAATGGTTTATGGCGATGAGCAAGCCTGCCGCTGATGGCACCAGCATTACCGAAAAAGCCCTTGAAGCAGTTCACAGCGGCGAAGTGCAGTTCGTACCGAATGACTGGGTGAATACCTACAATTCATGGCTTAACAACATCCAAGACTGGTGTATTTCTCGCCAATTGTGGTGGGGTCATCAAATCCCAGCTTGGTACGACGAAGACGGCCAAGTGTATGTGGCACGTACGGAAGATGAGGCGATTGCCAAAGCGGGCGGCAAGTCTGTAACGCGTGATAACGACGTTTTGGATACGTGGTTTAGCTCGGCACTGGTGCCATTCTCTAGCCACGGTTGGCCGAATGAAACACCTGATTTGAAAGCATTCTTGCCTTCATCGGTGCTAGTGACTGGCTACGACATTATTTTCTTCTGGGTGGCCCGGATGATTATGATGACCAAGCATTTCACCGGCAAAGTGCCGTTCAAACACGTGTATATCCACGGTTTGGTGCGCGATGCGGAAGGACAGAAAATGTCCAAATCCGAAGGCAACGTGCTCGACCCAGTGGATTTGATCGACGGTATTGCGCTAGAGCCCTTGCTAGAAAAGCGCACCACCGGATTACGTCGCCCAGAGAACGCGCCGAAAGTCGCCGCTAAAACCGCCAAAGAATTCCCAGAAGGCATTCCAGCGTATGGTGTAGATGCACTGCGCTTCACGTTTGCGTCATTGGCGTCACTCGGCCGCTCGATCAATTTTGACCAGAAGCGTTGCGATGGTTATCGCAATTTCTGCAACAAAATCTGGAACGCAACGCGCTTTGTGATGATGAATGTCGTCGACAAAGATTGCGGTCTCGAAGACGGCGCAGAGTTGGAATACAGCTTTGCCGATGAGTGGATTATTTCTCGCCTGCAAGAGACAGAAACCACCATCACCACCGCGCTCGATACCTTCCGTTTCGATTTGGCGGCGCAAGCGATCTACGAATTCACGTGGAATGAATATTGCGATTGGTATATCGAGCTCGCCAAAGTGCAAACCCAGCACGGTACCGAGCCACAACAACGTGCGGCGCGCCGTACTTTGATTCGCGTGTTAGAGACCATCCTGCGCTTGATTCACCCGATCATGCCGTTTATTTCGGAAGAAATCTGGCAAACCGTGGCACCACTGGCGGGCAAGAAAGACACCGAGTCATTGATGATGGCGGCGTGGCCAGTTGCGGATGCATCGAAGATCAAACCGGAAGCGGTAGCGGCGATTACTGAGCTCAAAGCCATTGCCTTTGCCGCGCGGAATTTACGCGGCGAAATGGGCTTGAGCCCTGCGCTAAAAGTACCGATGTTTGTTGAAGGCGGACCCGAGCTGCAAAAATACGCTAAGTATTTGCTGCCACTGGTGAAATTGTCGGAAGTGAACATCGTTGCGAAGTTACCTGAAGGCGATGCACCCGTTGCCGTAGCAGGCACCACGCGCTTGATGCTCAAAGTCGAAATCGATAAAGCCGCCGAAACTGCGCGCTTGAATAAAGAAATCGGCAAAACCAGCGATGCGCTAGAAAAACTCGTCGCCAAGCTAGAAAAGCCCGGCTACACCGAGAAAGCGCCAGCGCATTTGGTGGAAAAAGATAAAGCGCAAGTGATCGAGCTACACGACAAATTGCACAGCTTGAATGTGCAAGTGGATAAATTGAAATAA
- a CDS encoding glycosyl hydrolase family 18 protein: MMNQHQGWRLRLSVVALGLLLSSGVFAAEWAEGTTYTAGTQVTYAGKTYTARSTHTAYVGAGWNPAATPTLWEAVSASSTAAPTSTPTPSATPTPVATTTPTTAPITTPTPTSAAPVGNCLAVWNSASTYNGGQRVSYNGRNFEAKWWTQGNTPSASDQWGPWKDLGACGVAPTSSPTATPTITPTVTPSATPTTSPTATPSTTPTATPSATPTATPTATPSSTPTPPVGNNDACRPEGMAVSAVANVPYCLVYDTAGREQLANGLQRRNIGYFTNWRTGKDGKQRYLASDIPWKNLTHINYAFAHIDSSNKISVNAEVAGNESTDMTWPGVVGAEMDPSLAFKGHFNLLAKYKNQYPNMRVLVSIGGWAETGGYFGADGKRVSSGGFYSMTTNADGSINTAGINTFADSVVAFLRQYQFDGADLDYEYPTSLKDAGNPLDWTASTPRLKGLQASYRELMRVLREKLNAASVADNKYYQLTAAVPASGYLLRGMETFQAAKYLDFLNVMSYDLHGTWSPYVGPNAALYDDGKDGELVFYNIYNDPQYKGLGYLNTDWAYHFYRGMMPAGRINMGVPYYTRGWRDVKGGGAGGLWGDATTQTCPPGLVAPCGIGAYGIDNIWFDVDANGKEQADGSNPMWHAKNLEKGIAGDYLAQFNMSAANIVGKYTRYYDPTLVASWLWNDTTKVFISTEDEAAMQTKADWIIKNGIGGAMNWELAGDYDWDANQANLNGGKGQYVPGSSLTRLLADKFRSAAPYGNTVASTTNPVSAITPTEVIDVSVELNKFPMGDDNFPITPTLHIVNNTGVAIPSGGKIRFQYPVSAPDNLSGGAITAVASGHTGNNIGGLKGDFHTVEMALPALAIGAAKDVKVTYRLPITGPSNVQITLKGKTFAIKQEQPNKPIGKF; encoded by the coding sequence ATGATGAATCAACACCAAGGTTGGCGTTTACGCCTGTCGGTGGTCGCGCTGGGTTTGTTGCTTAGTAGTGGGGTTTTTGCTGCTGAATGGGCCGAAGGAACGACGTATACCGCTGGAACGCAAGTCACTTATGCCGGTAAGACCTATACCGCCCGCTCAACGCATACTGCGTATGTCGGCGCAGGCTGGAACCCAGCAGCAACGCCAACTCTATGGGAGGCCGTGAGCGCGAGCAGTACTGCGGCACCAACGAGCACGCCAACGCCTAGCGCCACGCCAACCCCGGTCGCAACGACTACGCCAACTACTGCACCCATCACGACGCCGACGCCCACCAGCGCTGCACCAGTGGGGAATTGTTTGGCGGTTTGGAATAGCGCCAGTACCTATAACGGCGGTCAGCGAGTGAGTTATAACGGCCGAAATTTTGAGGCCAAATGGTGGACACAAGGTAATACACCATCGGCCAGCGATCAATGGGGCCCGTGGAAAGATTTAGGCGCTTGTGGGGTAGCGCCAACATCGTCACCCACAGCCACACCGACGATTACACCGACAGTGACGCCAAGCGCCACACCGACGACCAGCCCAACAGCCACGCCAAGCACCACGCCGACAGCCACCCCAAGTGCAACGCCAACCGCCACACCAACCGCGACACCAAGTAGCACACCAACGCCGCCAGTTGGGAATAACGATGCTTGTCGCCCTGAAGGCATGGCAGTGTCTGCGGTGGCCAATGTGCCGTACTGCTTGGTGTACGACACCGCTGGCCGTGAGCAACTTGCCAATGGTTTGCAACGCCGCAATATCGGCTATTTCACCAATTGGCGCACCGGCAAAGACGGCAAGCAACGCTATTTGGCCAGTGATATTCCGTGGAAAAATCTAACGCATATTAATTACGCCTTCGCACATATCGATAGCAGCAATAAAATTTCGGTCAATGCCGAAGTGGCAGGCAATGAATCCACCGATATGACATGGCCGGGGGTTGTAGGCGCAGAGATGGACCCGAGCTTGGCGTTTAAAGGGCATTTCAATTTGCTCGCCAAATACAAAAATCAATATCCCAATATGCGCGTGTTGGTGTCGATTGGCGGTTGGGCAGAAACTGGCGGCTACTTTGGCGCAGATGGCAAACGTGTGTCGTCTGGTGGCTTTTATTCGATGACGACCAACGCTGATGGCTCAATCAATACTGCAGGGATTAATACCTTTGCCGATTCAGTGGTGGCGTTCCTCCGTCAATACCAATTTGACGGCGCCGACCTTGATTATGAATATCCAACCTCACTCAAAGACGCGGGCAATCCACTCGATTGGACGGCTTCTACGCCGCGCCTAAAAGGCCTACAAGCCAGCTACCGCGAATTGATGCGTGTATTGCGTGAAAAACTCAATGCCGCCTCTGTTGCAGATAATAAATACTATCAACTCACCGCCGCCGTACCGGCTTCGGGCTATTTATTACGCGGCATGGAAACCTTCCAAGCGGCCAAATACCTCGATTTTTTAAACGTAATGAGTTACGACTTACACGGCACTTGGAGCCCCTACGTTGGCCCGAATGCCGCCTTGTATGACGATGGTAAAGACGGCGAATTGGTGTTTTACAACATCTATAACGACCCGCAATACAAAGGTCTTGGCTATCTGAATACCGATTGGGCCTACCATTTTTATCGCGGCATGATGCCAGCAGGGCGCATCAATATGGGGGTGCCGTATTACACCCGTGGCTGGCGTGATGTGAAGGGCGGCGGTGCAGGCGGTTTGTGGGGCGATGCCACCACGCAAACTTGCCCACCGGGCTTGGTTGCACCGTGCGGCATTGGCGCGTATGGCATCGACAATATTTGGTTTGACGTCGATGCCAACGGCAAAGAACAAGCCGATGGCTCCAATCCAATGTGGCATGCCAAAAACCTCGAAAAAGGCATTGCCGGTGATTACCTCGCGCAGTTCAATATGTCTGCTGCCAATATCGTCGGTAAATACACAAGGTATTACGATCCAACGCTCGTGGCATCTTGGCTGTGGAACGATACCACCAAGGTATTTATCTCGACTGAAGATGAAGCCGCAATGCAAACCAAGGCCGACTGGATTATCAAAAACGGCATTGGCGGTGCGATGAACTGGGAATTGGCCGGCGATTATGATTGGGATGCCAATCAAGCCAATCTGAACGGCGGAAAAGGGCAGTACGTACCGGGTTCAAGCCTAACGCGTTTGTTGGCGGATAAATTCCGTAGCGCAGCGCCTTATGGCAATACCGTCGCGAGTACTACCAATCCGGTGAGCGCCATTACGCCGACCGAAGTGATCGACGTGAGTGTGGAATTGAATAAATTCCCCATGGGCGACGATAATTTCCCGATCACGCCAACGCTGCATATCGTCAACAACACCGGTGTAGCGATTCCATCGGGTGGCAAAATCCGCTTCCAATATCCAGTTTCTGCACCGGATAATTTAAGCGGCGGCGCAATCACCGCAGTGGCATCGGGTCATACCGGCAATAATATCGGCGGCTTAAAAGGCGATTTTCACACCGTGGAAATGGCACTACCGGCCTTGGCCATTGGCGCGGCCAAAGATGTAAAAGTGACCTACCGCCTACCGATTACCGGCCCAAGCAATGTGCAAATCACGCTCAAAGGCAAAACATTCGCCATCAAGCAAGAACAACCCAATAAACCAATTGGGAAGTTTTGA
- a CDS encoding DNA polymerase III subunit chi — translation MLFFSTAQNSMTEISFYFNVNNRESALCQLVGKALLQGHRMFILTGSEAATSVLDRLLWEIPPAGFLPHCQADAEFADQTPIIIDHRVELITPRSVLFNWTERVAPRFSEFDRLIEIVDSDEALKAAARSRWAAYKTQGFTPNATDMQELLNRGRTESTAQ, via the coding sequence GTGTTGTTTTTCAGCACGGCGCAAAACAGCATGACCGAAATTTCATTTTATTTTAATGTGAATAACCGAGAATCCGCGCTTTGCCAATTAGTTGGTAAAGCACTGCTGCAAGGCCATCGCATGTTCATCTTAACCGGCTCAGAAGCAGCAACCAGCGTACTAGATCGCCTGCTTTGGGAAATCCCACCGGCCGGCTTTTTACCGCATTGCCAAGCCGACGCCGAGTTTGCCGATCAAACGCCGATTATTATTGATCACCGTGTTGAATTAATCACACCGCGCAGCGTGCTATTTAACTGGACTGAGCGCGTGGCGCCCCGCTTTAGCGAATTTGACCGTTTAATCGAAATTGTCGACAGCGACGAAGCCCTCAAAGCCGCCGCACGCAGCCGCTGGGCCGCGTATAAAACGCAAGGCTTTACCCCCAATGCAACCGACATGCAGGAGCTACTCAACCGTGGCCGAACAGAATCTACCGCTCAATGA
- a CDS encoding YhcH/YjgK/YiaL family protein, which yields MLLGHLNHSNGALPAIIETALNYLRHTDFSTMAAGRYPLDGERMIAIVQTPMTQPWETGMPEFHQRYIDIQYLVAGEEVIGYLPPNPALSLSVDQLAERDIAFVPPQDNESRLVLSAGMYAIFFPGELHKPCRALNTPVSIKKVVIKIDINCLN from the coding sequence ATGCTACTTGGCCATTTAAATCATTCCAACGGCGCCTTACCGGCCATCATCGAAACCGCACTCAATTATTTACGCCATACCGACTTTAGCACCATGGCGGCAGGCCGCTATCCGCTCGATGGCGAGCGCATGATTGCCATTGTGCAAACACCAATGACCCAACCTTGGGAAACGGGCATGCCCGAGTTTCATCAACGCTATATTGATATTCAATACTTGGTTGCTGGTGAAGAAGTAATTGGCTATTTACCACCCAATCCAGCGCTCAGCTTGAGTGTCGATCAATTGGCCGAGCGCGATATTGCTTTTGTTCCCCCACAAGACAATGAATCACGGCTGGTGTTAAGTGCTGGCATGTATGCCATCTTTTTTCCTGGCGAATTGCATAAACCGTGTCGTGCGCTCAACACTCCGGTAAGCATTAAGAAAGTTGTTATTAAAATTGATATAAACTGTCTCAATTAA